In one window of Paenarthrobacter nicotinovorans DNA:
- a CDS encoding Mur ligase family protein, giving the protein MLSFSVPLGKLVRTLSRLRGGGSAFPGLVVEKIDPRFMQRTLASLPHGVAVVSGTNGKTTTTKMVVELLESQGLKVFTNRSGSNFTRGVAASLLGEVDWRGRLDADIAILELDEAHAVHFVNKVPPRYSLLLNVLRDQLDRFGEIDKTARLLEHIASKTTDTVVLNREDPRVARIANIVNSLDAVHHPEVRYFGLDESLRSTFPNDDEMRTGSGPSPSGTSVAAASGEEVDLPDADVVLRRVGAQDADFEFDGKTVTTTMKLRGVYNIFNAAAALSLTRAVLGTGPIDTPKLVKALGDVAPAFGRGESLTVDGQPLELVLVKNPSGFRLGLKSFPAGGYATMIAINDNYADGRDMSWLWDVEFESLREGGVEVLTGVRAYDMALRLQYDDVPFGAVEPDITAALRTFIDGSRGKPKRIFCTYTSMLAIRRELAKITIVEVVS; this is encoded by the coding sequence ATGCTTTCCTTCAGCGTTCCCCTCGGCAAGCTGGTCCGCACTCTGTCCCGGCTGCGGGGCGGCGGGTCGGCGTTTCCCGGGCTTGTGGTCGAGAAGATCGACCCCCGGTTCATGCAGCGAACGCTGGCGTCACTGCCGCACGGTGTCGCTGTTGTCAGCGGCACCAATGGCAAGACCACAACTACCAAGATGGTGGTGGAACTCCTCGAAAGCCAGGGCCTGAAGGTCTTCACGAACCGTTCGGGCAGCAACTTCACCCGCGGAGTAGCTGCGTCCCTGCTCGGAGAGGTCGATTGGCGGGGACGGCTTGACGCCGATATCGCCATTCTTGAACTCGACGAAGCACATGCCGTCCACTTCGTTAACAAGGTTCCTCCCCGTTACAGCCTGCTGCTGAATGTCCTCAGGGATCAGCTGGACCGGTTCGGCGAGATCGACAAAACGGCCCGGCTCCTGGAGCACATTGCATCCAAGACCACCGACACCGTCGTCCTGAACCGGGAAGACCCCCGCGTTGCGCGGATAGCCAACATCGTCAACAGCCTCGATGCCGTTCATCACCCCGAGGTGCGGTACTTCGGTCTGGACGAGTCACTCCGCAGCACCTTCCCGAACGACGACGAAATGCGGACAGGCAGTGGACCCTCACCGTCCGGCACGTCCGTGGCCGCAGCGTCCGGTGAGGAAGTCGACTTGCCGGATGCCGACGTCGTGCTTCGCCGGGTAGGTGCCCAGGACGCAGACTTTGAGTTCGACGGCAAGACCGTGACCACAACCATGAAGCTGCGCGGCGTTTACAACATCTTCAACGCTGCCGCGGCGTTGTCGCTGACCCGCGCAGTTCTGGGAACCGGCCCCATTGACACCCCAAAGCTCGTCAAAGCCCTTGGCGACGTCGCCCCGGCATTCGGACGCGGTGAAAGCCTCACGGTGGATGGCCAACCGCTCGAACTCGTGCTGGTAAAGAATCCCAGCGGTTTCCGGCTCGGCCTGAAGTCGTTCCCGGCCGGCGGCTACGCAACCATGATCGCGATCAACGACAACTATGCCGACGGCAGGGACATGTCGTGGCTGTGGGACGTGGAGTTCGAGTCCCTGCGCGAAGGCGGAGTAGAGGTCCTTACGGGGGTCAGGGCCTACGACATGGCCCTCCGGCTGCAGTACGACGACGTGCCCTTCGGCGCCGTGGAGCCGGATATAACAGCAGCACTTCGGACCTTTATCGACGGCTCCCGCGGCAAGCCCAAGCGCATTTTCTGCACGTACACATCAATGCTGGCCATCCGCCGCGAACTCGCCAAAATCACCATAGTTGAGGTGGTCTCATGA